A genomic segment from Ramlibacter agri encodes:
- a CDS encoding ATP-binding protein, which yields MRLTLQRKFFLALTLLLLLLLTLFVASSRLALQHGIGPYVAEIELSRLDWLVANLQTAYAERGNNWQFLNDDPQAWHSAQMLGGREPRFRGEFHHGGPLPQGEGPHGFGPPRDFAGLPQLPASGALPMPPASGEQPRFIHPPPWAQPQLDVLPQHYAPPPPPGIHDDPRAGPNSVYSRLALVSADGKQVLAGRAADPDAMVKRPVLVQRRIVGWLALAPLEGVGSRTDQAFLARQSTILLATGLAGLVVALLLSIFMARRWLQRLGALATGARAVADGHLDAQVPVQGNDELAQLTHDFNAMAARLHAIEQSRQQWLADVAHELRTPITAMRAEIEALQDGVRRFEPATAHRLHGQVMRLGQLVADLRLVLHETHAADQLAWTEVHPLQVLREALELMQPRLQEGRIAVQGLEQLANPGPLMRGDAPRLSQVFTNLLENTVRYTHPGGQLLLAATTEPGEPPRLVLTLDDSAPGPTESDLPRLFERFFRGDASRARASGGSGLGLAICRAIVEAHGGRIHAQLSPLGGLRITLELPLA from the coding sequence ATGCGCCTGACGCTGCAGCGCAAGTTCTTCCTGGCGCTCACCCTCCTCCTGCTGCTCCTGCTCACGTTGTTCGTCGCCTCCTCCCGGCTGGCGCTGCAGCATGGCATCGGCCCTTACGTGGCCGAGATCGAACTCTCGCGCCTCGACTGGCTGGTCGCCAACCTGCAGACGGCCTACGCCGAGCGCGGCAACAACTGGCAGTTCCTCAACGACGACCCGCAGGCCTGGCACAGCGCGCAGATGCTCGGCGGCCGCGAACCGCGCTTTCGCGGCGAGTTTCACCACGGCGGCCCGCTGCCGCAAGGCGAAGGGCCGCACGGCTTCGGGCCGCCGCGCGACTTCGCCGGGCTGCCCCAGCTGCCCGCGTCCGGCGCGCTGCCCATGCCTCCCGCGTCCGGCGAGCAGCCACGCTTCATCCACCCGCCGCCCTGGGCCCAGCCGCAGCTGGACGTGCTGCCGCAGCACTACGCCCCGCCGCCCCCGCCGGGCATCCACGACGACCCGCGCGCCGGCCCCAATTCGGTCTACAGCCGCCTGGCCCTGGTCTCCGCCGACGGCAAGCAGGTGTTGGCCGGGCGCGCCGCGGACCCCGACGCGATGGTCAAGCGGCCCGTGCTGGTGCAGCGGCGCATCGTCGGCTGGCTCGCCCTGGCGCCGCTGGAAGGCGTGGGCTCGCGCACCGACCAGGCTTTCCTGGCACGGCAATCGACCATCCTGCTCGCCACCGGCCTCGCCGGCCTGGTGGTGGCGTTACTTCTCTCCATCTTCATGGCCCGGCGCTGGCTGCAGCGCCTGGGTGCGCTCGCGACCGGAGCCCGCGCCGTGGCCGACGGCCACCTGGACGCCCAGGTCCCCGTGCAGGGCAACGACGAACTGGCGCAGCTGACGCACGACTTCAACGCGATGGCCGCGCGCCTGCACGCCATCGAGCAATCGCGCCAGCAATGGCTGGCCGATGTCGCCCACGAACTGCGCACGCCCATCACCGCCATGCGCGCCGAGATCGAGGCGCTGCAGGACGGCGTGCGGCGCTTCGAGCCGGCCACCGCGCACCGTCTCCACGGCCAGGTGATGCGCCTGGGGCAGCTGGTGGCCGACCTGCGCCTGGTGCTGCACGAGACGCACGCCGCCGACCAGCTGGCCTGGACGGAAGTGCATCCGCTGCAGGTGCTGCGCGAAGCGCTGGAGCTGATGCAGCCGCGCCTGCAGGAAGGCCGCATCGCGGTGCAGGGCCTGGAGCAGCTCGCGAACCCCGGCCCGCTGATGCGCGGCGACGCGCCCCGCCTGTCGCAGGTGTTCACCAACCTGCTGGAAAACACGGTGCGCTACACACACCCCGGCGGCCAGCTGCTGCTGGCCGCCACCACCGAGCCGGGCGAGCCGCCGCGGCTGGTGCTGACCCTGGACGACTCCGCGCCGGGGCCGACGGAAAGCGATCTCCCCCGCCTGTTCGAGCGCTTCTTCCGCGGCGACGCCTCGCGCGCCCGCGCGAGCGGCGGCTCCGGGCTGGGCCTGGCCATCTGCCGCGCCATCGTCGAAGCCCACGGCGGCCGCATCCACGCGCAGCTGTCGCCGCTCGGCGGGCTGCGCATCACCCTCGAACTGCCACTCGCATGA